The following are from one region of the Acanthopagrus latus isolate v.2019 chromosome 2, fAcaLat1.1, whole genome shotgun sequence genome:
- the gemin7 gene encoding gem-associated protein 7, whose translation MLLAGETLNMATPVSVLRLPKGPDPNSRGFDPKSPRFIALCRTSIPTSAASEADPEQLQREQHARSVLRESFLRCLLSMNSKKVQFHMHEKVKVEATFGASDIDVLNFQVSDLHTPIGVQKEALIRCQDVISFTFDL comes from the exons ATGCTGCTAGCAGGAG AAACACTCAACATGGCAACACCGGTGTCTGTGCTCCGCCTGCCAAAAGGACCCGATCCCAACAGCCGAGGATTTGATCCCAAATCTCCCCGCTTCATCGCCCTCTGTCGCACATCCATCCCCACTTCTGCTGCGTCAGAGGCAGATCccgagcagctgcagcgagAGCAGCATGCAAGATCTGTGCTGAGGGAGAGTTTCCTCCGATGTCTCCTCTCCATGAACAGCAAGAAGGTTCAGTTTCACATGCATGAGAAGGTGAAGGTGGAGGCCACGTTCGGAGCATCTGACATCGATGTGCTGAACTTTCAGGTGTCAGACCTTCACACTCCCATTGGGGTGCAAAAAGAGGCACTGATCAGGTGTCAGGATGTGATTTCATTCACTTTTGATCTATGA